A genomic stretch from Marinobacter fonticola includes:
- a CDS encoding type VI secretion system Vgr family protein produces MPQPTGLQFTARLGRLPDDTFAVVDFELTEQLSQPFVLKLNLASRFADLAVADVLDQGAELVIWQDGQAVRTVQGVVSAFSRGDTGHRRTRYWVAVQPALWRLGLMHNSRIFQQQTPETILGTLLDERGLVDKHFNLKRTPTEREYCVQHRETDLDFLNRLAAEEGWHYRFDPDTAGQPLVMADHHRDAPELPEVGYNAMAGGSHKAPCIFTFQYTETVSVAGVALKDYTFKNPAYALMHQAHAADSEANQRTDYEHYDYPGRFKADAAGQPFTESRLDSLRRDVSVGKGESNRADFTAGAKFTLDGHTQPTLNRDWLITAVKHEGKQPQALEEEGGSGATTYSNDFWTVPGDRTWRPRITDKENPRPRMDGPQMALVTGPEGEEIHCDEHGRVKVRFPWDRYSQNNEHSSAWLRVSQGWAGGSYGFMAIPRIGHEVIVSFLDGDPDQPIITGRTYHATNTPPYALPEHKTRTTIKTQTHKGEGSNELRFEDEADQEQIYVHAQKDLDLLTENDRTEVIHHNSHLTVDNDRYSHIKANDHSTVNGEKREKIGKDMSLTVGGSHHSKQGKAQLVEAGSEIHHKAGLKIVVEAGAEITLMAGGSFVKVDPSGVTISGPMIKMNSGGSPGSGTGQSAATPGLPQSLDAHTSSKLVPATLAQANTREQGASTAFNYRKVPGSNIAALASTSGSQAFEIAPSSSEKLKQVAQKDLLFSGQCHRQADGTCPLADCPCTTA; encoded by the coding sequence ATGCCCCAGCCTACCGGCCTGCAGTTTACGGCCCGCCTCGGTCGCTTGCCCGACGACACCTTCGCGGTGGTGGATTTCGAGCTGACCGAGCAGCTTTCGCAGCCCTTTGTCCTTAAATTGAATCTGGCCAGTCGCTTTGCCGACCTGGCGGTAGCCGATGTGCTGGATCAGGGGGCGGAGCTGGTGATCTGGCAGGACGGCCAGGCGGTGCGGACCGTGCAGGGGGTGGTCAGCGCCTTCAGCCGGGGCGATACCGGCCATCGGCGCACCCGCTACTGGGTAGCCGTCCAACCCGCCCTGTGGCGGTTAGGATTAATGCACAACAGCCGCATCTTCCAGCAGCAAACCCCGGAGACGATTCTGGGCACCTTGCTGGACGAGCGGGGGCTGGTGGATAAACACTTTAATCTCAAGCGCACTCCTACCGAACGGGAATACTGCGTCCAGCACCGGGAGACCGATCTCGACTTTCTCAACCGGCTCGCCGCCGAGGAAGGCTGGCACTACCGCTTTGACCCTGACACCGCCGGTCAGCCGTTGGTGATGGCCGACCATCACCGGGACGCCCCGGAACTGCCCGAGGTGGGTTACAACGCCATGGCCGGGGGCAGCCACAAGGCCCCCTGTATCTTCACGTTCCAGTACACCGAAACCGTCTCGGTGGCTGGGGTGGCGCTGAAGGACTACACCTTCAAGAACCCCGCCTATGCGCTGATGCACCAGGCCCATGCTGCCGATAGCGAAGCAAACCAGCGGACCGATTACGAACACTACGACTACCCCGGACGCTTCAAGGCCGATGCGGCGGGGCAGCCGTTTACCGAATCACGGCTCGACAGCCTGCGCAGAGACGTCAGCGTCGGAAAAGGGGAAAGCAACCGGGCGGACTTTACCGCCGGGGCGAAGTTCACGCTGGATGGCCATACCCAACCAACGCTCAACCGGGACTGGCTGATCACCGCCGTCAAGCACGAAGGCAAACAACCCCAGGCGCTGGAAGAGGAAGGCGGTAGCGGGGCCACCACCTACAGCAATGACTTCTGGACCGTGCCCGGGGATAGAACCTGGCGGCCCCGGATAACGGATAAAGAGAACCCCCGCCCACGCATGGACGGCCCGCAGATGGCCCTCGTCACCGGCCCCGAGGGTGAAGAGATCCACTGCGACGAACATGGCAGAGTCAAAGTCCGATTTCCCTGGGACCGCTACTCACAAAACAACGAACACAGCAGCGCCTGGCTCCGCGTCTCCCAGGGTTGGGCCGGCGGCAGTTACGGCTTTATGGCCATCCCGAGAATCGGCCATGAAGTGATTGTCTCCTTCCTCGATGGCGATCCGGACCAGCCGATCATCACCGGGCGGACCTACCATGCCACCAATACGCCACCCTACGCGCTGCCGGAGCATAAAACCCGCACGACAATAAAAACCCAGACCCACAAGGGCGAAGGCTCCAACGAACTGCGCTTCGAGGACGAAGCCGATCAGGAACAGATCTACGTTCACGCCCAGAAGGACCTGGACCTGCTGACCGAGAACGACCGCACCGAGGTCATCCATCACAATAGCCACCTCACTGTGGACAACGACCGCTACAGCCACATCAAGGCTAATGATCACAGCACGGTCAATGGGGAGAAGCGGGAGAAGATCGGCAAGGACATGAGCCTGACGGTCGGCGGCAGCCACCACAGCAAGCAGGGCAAAGCCCAACTGGTCGAGGCCGGCAGCGAAATCCACCACAAAGCGGGCCTGAAAATCGTCGTCGAAGCCGGCGCTGAAATCACCCTCATGGCCGGCGGCAGTTTCGTTAAGGTCGATCCCAGTGGGGTGACGATTTCCGGTCCGATGATCAAGATGAATTCAGGTGGATCGCCGGGGAGTGGGACGGGGCAGTCGGCCGCGACACCCGGCCTTCCGCAAAGTCTGGACGCCCATACCAGCAGCAAGCTCGTCCCGGCGACCCTGGCACAGGCGAATACCCGAGAACAGGGGGCATCAACCGCCTTTAATTACCGGAAAGTGCCCGGCAGCAACATTGCCGCCCTCGCGAGCACATCCGGTAGCCAGGCGTTTGAAATCGCACCCAGCAGCTCAGAGAAGCTCAAACAAGTGGCCCAGAAAGACCTACTTTTCAGCGGCCAATGTCATCGGCAGGCTGACGGCACATGTCCACTCGCCGACTGTCCGTGTACAACTGCGTAA